A single Carassius carassius chromosome 3, fCarCar2.1, whole genome shotgun sequence DNA region contains:
- the LOC132113209 gene encoding group 3 secretory phospholipase A2-like, translated as MPLHLQDTRIGSLLAVSLLVVVCCCNAVTVQKPAPFCILISSEQGSSQVSFLIHSSDTSASPLFYWSKWTSEKRLEGCFRSSDGTLVTRYRSLCRQERARDDEKPMHFNLSAMLEDANLCDMNMHINFTLHKERINPGQQMDSRAKSRHKRAWVLPGTLWCGRGTSANDYEQLGMFVHADRCCREHDHCEHIIRSFSVNFSVFNPTLFTLSHCDCDHRFKQCLLNGNDTISNMVGYSFFNVLKLRCFELIHRRQCTQYNWLGLCTMVEIAPVAVLKDSTPYNSTSLSNENSATIDLSCNEVPIKRSHSGKQRISKSKQIKLTMGQNTCASVDYAKGETFQLSQKLVSQTVKRKKVQTNGHQKGRKESLVYQKKASKEKKMITQKFKMETVLQSSNRTPKASVTHSPSTSSKKKLLSMKKTMATWPKQMSETKSGARTLQNRRKRGKKKKTQKEKQMKPPKQ; from the exons ATGCCACTGCATCTCCAAGATACACGGATCGGAAGTCTTCTTGCTGTTAGTCTTTTAGTAGTGGTATGCTGTTGCAATGCGGTCACAGTTCAGAAACCTGCACCATTTTGCATCCTCATCAGTTCAGAACAGGGGAGTTCTCAGGTGAGCTTTCTCATCCACTCATCGGACACTTCAGCATCTCCTCTCTTTTACTGGAGCAAGTGGACTTCAGAGAAACGTCTCGAAGGTTGTTTCAGGAGTAGCGACGGGACACTGGTTACGCGTTATCGGTCACTCTGCCGTCAAGAGCGCGCGCGGGACGATGAGAAACCAATGCACTTCAACTTAAGCGCGATGCTGGAGGATGCCAATCTGTGTGATATGAACATGCATATCAATTTCACTTTGCACAAAGAACGCATAAATCCAGGCCAGCAGATGGATTCAAGAGCAAAAAGTCGCCATAAACGCGCGTGGGTTTTGCCAGGAACACTTTGGTGTGGACGCGGCACGAGCGCCAATGACTATGAACAGCTGG GTATGTTTGTGCATGCAGACAGATGCTGTCGAGAACACGATCACTGTGAGCACATCATCCGCTCGTTCTCTGTCAACTTCAGTGTGTTTAACCCAACTCTGTTCACACTCTCGCACTGTGACTGTGACCACAG ATTTAAGCAATGCCTTCTGAATGGAAATGACACCATCTCCAACATGGTGGGCTACAGTTTCTTCAACGTcctgaagctccgctgctttGAGCTGATCCACAGGAGGCAATGCACACAGTACAACTGGTTGGGATT GTGCACAATGGTTGAGATTGCTCCTGTGGCAGTATTGAAAGATTCAACACCGTATAATTCTACCAGTCTGTCTAATGAGAACAGCGCCACCATTGACCTTTCATGCAATGAAGTGCCAATCAAACGGTCACACAGCGGCAAACAAAGAATCTCTAAATCGAAACAAATTAAACTGACAATGGGCCAAAATACCTGTGCTTCTGTGGACTATGCAAAAGGGGAAACATTTCAGTTAAGTCAAAAGTTGGTGAGCCAAACTGTAAAAAGGAAGAAAGTGCAAACAAATGGACATCAAAAAGGAAGAAAGGAGTCACTTGTTTACCAAAAGAAGGCATCCAAAGAGAAGAAAATGATTACTCAGAAGTTCAAAATGGAAACTGTTCTCCAAAGCTCCAACAGGACTCCAAAAGCAAGTGTCACTCACTCCCCCTCAACCTCATCTAAAAAGAAACTACTCTCAATGAAAAAGACTATGGCCACTTGGCCCAAACAAATGTCCGAAACTAAGTCAGGAGCAAGGACACTTCAAAATAGGAGAAAAAGAGGTAAAAAGAAAAAGACCCAGAAGGAAAAACAAATGAAACCCCCAAAACAATGA